In the genome of Nonomuraea sp. NBC_00507, the window CCGAACACGTCTCCGGCGCCGGTGGGGTCGTGGACGTCCACCGGCAGTCCGGGGACGTTCGCGTCTTCGCCGCTGATCGCATCAACGGCGAGGACGCCATCACCTCCGCAGGTGACGACCGCGAGCGGCACCAGATCCCCCAACCTGGAAAGCGCCGCCGCGGGTGTGTGCGTTCTGGTGTAGCTCATGGCCTCATGAGCGTTGGGCATGAAGGCGTGGCACCCGGCGAGCTGATCGAGCATCGCCGACGACCACTCCTCAGTGGGATCCCAGCCCACGTCGGCGAAGACCAGGCCGCCGGTCCGCGCCGGCCACTCCACCGGCTGCGTGCCCAGGTGGACGATCGCCGCCCGAGCCGCGGGAGGATCGCCGATCATCTGGTCCGCCCCCAGGGGTGGCGGGGAGCCGTGGGTCACCAGGGCGCGATCGCCCTCGTAGGCCAGGGAGGCGGTGGTCGGGGTGGACCATCCGGAGAACAGACGGGACCGGCTGAGGTCGACGCCTTCTTCCTCGCTGAGCGCCGTCCAGCAGTAGCGGCCGAAGGGATCGTCGCCGAAGGCCGCCCCCAGGCCGGTCCGCATGCCGAGCCGGGCCAGCGTGAACGCGAAGTTGGCGATCCCGCCGGGCCCCGAGGCCATCTCGGTGGTCCAGATCTCCATTCCTGGCTTGGGCCCCTGGTCCAGGCCGGCGAAGACCACGTCGAAGAAGAGCAGGCCGGACACGAAGACATCGAGTTGCGGCTGGACCGCGTTGTCTGGCATCGCTCCGCCCACTTCTGGCGCACTGGCACCTTGCCGAATTTAGGCAGGATCGTGCACCCTGCTGAGCGGCTGTGCAATAGTTTGCTCGAGAATTCCTAAAAATTCCTCTGGCAATGATCGTGTTTGAGCGCTACTGTCCCAGTCATGCTCCGGGACCGACGCCACGAGATGATCGTGCGCATTGTGCGCTCAGAAGGCCCCGCCACCGTCGAGGCGCTGGCCGAGCGCCTCGATGCCAGTCCCGCGACGATCCGCCGCGACCTCGTGCAGTTACACGATGACGGGCTGCTCCGGCGGGTCTACGGCGGCGCCATGCCGATCGACGAGCGCGACGATCCGTTCGTGGATGTAGCCGCAGTCCGCGGAGCCGAGAAGGACAGGATCGCGCAGAGATGCGCAGAGATGGTCAAGGACGAGGAGACGATCCTGCTCGACATCGGCACCACCGCGCACCGCGTCGCCAGTTATCTGCGCGGCCGGCCTCTCACCGTCGTCACCAGCAGCCTCGCCGTTCTCGAGGAGCTGCAGGACGAGGAGGACATCCAGCTCATCATGCTGGGCGGCATGGTCCGTCGCGACTACCGGTCGCTGGTGGGCTTCCTCACCGAGGACAACCTGCGCCAGATCAAGGCCGACCGGCTCTTCCTCGGCACCAGCGGGGTGCGTCCCGGCGGACACGTCATGGACACCACCGTGGTGGAGGTGCCGGTCAAGCGGGCCATGATCGCGGCGAGTGACCAGGTGGTCCTGGTCGCGGACGTCGGAAAGTTCCCCGGCACCGGGATGGCCCGGGTGTGCGGTCCTGAGGATCTCGACGTCATCGTCACCAACGCCCCGGGCGACCAGGCAACGCTCACCGCCATGCGGGAGGCGGGGGTCGAGGTGATCACGGTATGAGGCTGACCGTTCTCGGCGGCGGCGGGTTCCGCGTACCGCTCGTCTACCGTGCCCTGCTCGCCGATCGCGGCAAGGGCCGGGTCACCCA includes:
- a CDS encoding carbohydrate kinase family protein, translating into MPDNAVQPQLDVFVSGLLFFDVVFAGLDQGPKPGMEIWTTEMASGPGGIANFAFTLARLGMRTGLGAAFGDDPFGRYCWTALSEEEGVDLSRSRLFSGWSTPTTASLAYEGDRALVTHGSPPPLGADQMIGDPPAARAAIVHLGTQPVEWPARTGGLVFADVGWDPTEEWSSAMLDQLAGCHAFMPNAHEAMSYTRTHTPAAALSRLGDLVPLAVVTCGGDGVLAVDAISGEDANVPGLPVDVHDPTGAGDVFGAALVVGTLAGWPLAERIRFANLVAALSVRRVGGAPSAPGWADVAGWWRDLTDQRLRHEYGFIPDVIPHNPEG
- a CDS encoding DeoR/GlpR family DNA-binding transcription regulator; translation: MLRDRRHEMIVRIVRSEGPATVEALAERLDASPATIRRDLVQLHDDGLLRRVYGGAMPIDERDDPFVDVAAVRGAEKDRIAQRCAEMVKDEETILLDIGTTAHRVASYLRGRPLTVVTSSLAVLEELQDEEDIQLIMLGGMVRRDYRSLVGFLTEDNLRQIKADRLFLGTSGVRPGGHVMDTTVVEVPVKRAMIAASDQVVLVADVGKFPGTGMARVCGPEDLDVIVTNAPGDQATLTAMREAGVEVITV